A genomic segment from Peribacillus sp. ACCC06369 encodes:
- a CDS encoding carboxylesterase family protein, with the protein MRSGKVKGISLLIGTNRDEATLFDQMDSPLIPTNEEMIHKMFENTDPEAKERITNAYLNYPKKEAMLGIGRDVTFHIPSVWYAEAYSRIEKTWMYRFDYKTAAMRISKLGATHGIEIPFAFQTFDSALGKRITSYGSRPAALKVSQRIQGHWVNFAKHGNPNPPEGEIWPKYDETNHYTMIFDKKDYIEKDPNRMIRLAWEGVGIYK; encoded by the coding sequence ATTCGATCAGGAAAAGTAAAGGGAATATCCTTGCTTATAGGAACAAATAGGGACGAAGCTACATTATTCGACCAGATGGATTCCCCGTTAATCCCGACAAATGAAGAGATGATACATAAAATGTTTGAAAATACTGATCCAGAGGCGAAAGAGCGAATTACGAATGCTTATTTGAACTACCCGAAAAAGGAAGCTATGCTAGGCATTGGCCGGGATGTGACTTTCCATATTCCTTCGGTTTGGTATGCGGAGGCATACAGTCGCATCGAAAAAACATGGATGTACCGTTTTGATTATAAAACGGCGGCAATGCGCATAAGTAAATTAGGGGCGACCCATGGTATTGAAATTCCTTTTGCCTTCCAGACTTTCGACTCGGCATTGGGCAAACGGATTACTTCATATGGTTCCAGGCCAGCTGCACTAAAGGTTTCCCAAAGGATACAGGGCCATTGGGTCAACTTTGCGAAACATGGAAACCCCAATCCCCCGGAAGGCGAAATCTGGCCGAAATATGATGAAACCAATCACTACACAATGATTTTTGATAAAAAGGATTATATTGAAAAAGATCCTAACAGAATGATAAGGTTGGCATGGGAAGGGGTAGGGATTTACAAGTGA
- a CDS encoding MerR family transcriptional regulator, with protein MNIYRIGQLAELANVSRRTIDYYTQLGMLNYEKTGSRYRYYTEDALNRLQMINRYKEQNMPLTEIKERLQVLSETTVDSEQVLLLVDKISTDLKGLENELLELKPLLEKLDEQQLTYAAKQLSVRSSSLLSIIAMLT; from the coding sequence ATGAATATATATCGGATTGGCCAGCTTGCTGAACTTGCGAATGTTTCGAGGAGAACCATTGACTATTACACACAATTAGGAATGCTGAACTATGAAAAAACTGGGTCAAGATATCGATATTACACAGAAGATGCCCTAAATCGTCTTCAAATGATTAATCGGTATAAAGAACAGAATATGCCGTTGACTGAAATCAAGGAACGGTTACAAGTTTTGTCTGAAACCACTGTTGATTCGGAGCAAGTGCTCTTGTTGGTGGACAAGATATCTACAGACCTTAAAGGACTGGAGAATGAATTGCTTGAATTAAAGCCCTTACTGGAAAAGCTTGATGAACAGCAGTTAACATATGCTGCAAAACAGCTTTCCGTTCGGAGCAGCTCTTTATTGAGCATCATTGCCATGCTCACCTAA
- a CDS encoding carboxylesterase family protein, producing the protein MIGSIVTTGKGHLQGTMENGICVWRGVRYAKPPIDALRFRSPEPVDKWSGVMDAVDFGPIPQQPMDRAVRTGMAGNEKMDEDCLFLNIWSPRADDKKRPVMVWIHGGAYITGAGSLDMYNGHLLAKNGDVVVVSINYRLGALGYLDFTDLAVDGEIFETNLGLRDQVASLKWIKENIEAFGGNPENVTIFGESAGGNAVTTLLTVPSARGLFKQAIAESPAPTSVYGKGFARHFSERFLEILGIEKNEIHRLKTLPVQEIVAASYQLLQENSQDKPGSLSFGPVVMVTSCLIIH; encoded by the coding sequence ATGATTGGATCAATAGTTACGACAGGTAAAGGACATCTTCAAGGCACTATGGAAAACGGTATATGCGTTTGGCGTGGAGTCAGGTATGCGAAACCGCCGATAGATGCTCTGCGTTTCCGCTCGCCTGAGCCCGTTGATAAATGGAGCGGTGTCATGGATGCAGTGGATTTTGGTCCCATACCCCAACAGCCGATGGATCGGGCTGTAAGAACAGGAATGGCAGGAAATGAAAAAATGGATGAGGATTGCTTGTTCCTGAACATCTGGTCACCTAGAGCTGATGATAAAAAACGCCCGGTCATGGTGTGGATTCATGGTGGAGCATATATAACGGGAGCCGGATCCCTTGACATGTACAATGGACACTTATTGGCTAAGAATGGAGACGTAGTCGTAGTAAGCATCAACTATAGGCTGGGTGCACTGGGATATTTGGATTTTACCGATTTGGCAGTTGATGGGGAAATATTTGAAACCAATTTAGGTTTACGTGATCAAGTGGCGTCTCTGAAGTGGATTAAAGAGAATATAGAAGCTTTTGGCGGCAACCCTGAAAATGTTACGATATTTGGTGAATCAGCTGGAGGGAATGCCGTAACGACTTTACTTACCGTTCCTTCAGCGAGAGGTCTATTTAAACAAGCTATTGCAGAAAGTCCCGCTCCGACATCTGTTTACGGAAAAGGATTTGCGCGCCATTTCAGTGAAAGGTTCCTTGAGATCTTGGGCATTGAAAAGAATGAAATCCATCGGTTAAAAACACTTCCAGTTCAAGAGATTGTCGCGGCATCCTACCAACTCTTACAGGAAAACTCGCAAGACAAGCCGGGTTCCCTATCATTTGGACCTGTCGTGATGGTGACTTCCTGCCTGATTATCCACTAG
- the pgmB gene encoding beta-phosphoglucomutase yields MEEKFIDAVVFDLDGVITDSAHYHFLAWRELASEIGISINEVFNERLKGVSRMDSLELILQEGNQQNDFTLSEKEKMAEKKNLHYCEFLNELTPQDILPGILELITNIKLEGISIGLASVSRNASTVLKALQLEDTFDYVVDAAKVKKSKPDPEIFLTACKQLDANPKRSIGIEDASAGIDSIKASEMFAVGVGNTLNKADYQVHATKELQWEMIKSEYKKWRER; encoded by the coding sequence ATGGAAGAAAAATTTATTGATGCAGTAGTATTTGACCTTGATGGTGTCATAACCGATTCAGCGCATTATCATTTCCTGGCTTGGCGAGAACTGGCTAGTGAAATAGGAATTAGTATTAACGAGGTCTTTAACGAGAGGCTAAAGGGGGTAAGCCGAATGGATTCCCTTGAGTTGATTTTGCAAGAAGGAAATCAGCAAAATGACTTCACTTTGAGCGAAAAAGAAAAAATGGCTGAAAAAAAGAACCTTCACTACTGTGAGTTTCTGAATGAATTGACGCCTCAAGATATACTGCCAGGGATTTTGGAGCTGATTACCAACATTAAATTAGAAGGAATTTCCATTGGACTTGCTTCTGTTTCCAGAAATGCAAGCACCGTATTAAAGGCACTACAGTTAGAGGATACTTTTGATTACGTTGTAGATGCTGCAAAAGTAAAAAAATCTAAACCTGATCCGGAAATTTTCTTGACGGCATGTAAACAACTTGATGCGAATCCAAAACGATCAATCGGAATTGAAGATGCTTCTGCAGGGATTGACTCCATCAAGGCAAGCGAAATGTTTGCTGTCGGTGTGGGAAATACTCTTAATAAAGCCGATTATCAGGTACATGCAACGAAAGAACTTCAATGGGAAATGATAAAGTCTGAATATAAAAAATGGAGAGAAAGATAG
- a CDS encoding Gfo/Idh/MocA family oxidoreductase, producing the protein MKKKVAIIGGGQTAEKVHVPYYHTREEVEIVAVVGPNIERTKNFAKRNGIARSYTDADEMFQAEQPDIVSVCTPNRYHYENVIKALEYGCHVMCEKPPAISSIEAKHMQEVAKENNLILAYNFHHRFADDVNILRKNVTEGVLGDIYVVKAKALRRSGVPGWGNFINKESQGGGPLIDLGVHMLDAALYVLGYPKVEKVTAKMFQKIGTKKSHGSFGEWDPKKYEVEDSLFGFIELEGGCLLQLETSFALNIKETSIMNVEFFGDEAGATLFPANIYTDQKGELVTILDRKTADPDRVQKGMAAFVDKCLGKEVMVANGREGYLIVQLIEALYQSAEKGESVTI; encoded by the coding sequence ATGAAGAAGAAAGTTGCGATAATTGGTGGAGGACAAACGGCAGAAAAAGTACATGTTCCCTACTACCATACACGTGAAGAAGTAGAAATTGTTGCAGTTGTTGGTCCGAATATTGAGCGGACAAAAAACTTTGCGAAACGTAACGGAATAGCTCGATCATATACAGATGCAGATGAAATGTTTCAGGCAGAACAGCCTGACATCGTTAGTGTCTGCACGCCAAATAGATATCATTATGAAAATGTGATAAAGGCTTTGGAATATGGCTGTCATGTAATGTGCGAGAAACCACCCGCAATATCCTCTATAGAAGCAAAGCATATGCAAGAAGTTGCTAAAGAAAACAACCTTATTCTTGCATATAATTTTCATCACCGTTTTGCTGATGATGTTAATATTTTGCGAAAAAATGTGACAGAAGGTGTGCTGGGGGATATTTATGTCGTAAAAGCAAAAGCCCTGCGCCGAAGCGGTGTACCAGGGTGGGGGAATTTTATAAATAAAGAATCGCAAGGAGGGGGGCCTCTAATAGATTTAGGTGTCCACATGCTCGATGCCGCCCTCTATGTGTTAGGCTATCCAAAAGTGGAGAAGGTAACAGCCAAGATGTTTCAAAAAATTGGCACAAAAAAATCACATGGATCTTTTGGGGAATGGGATCCAAAAAAGTATGAAGTGGAAGATTCCCTTTTTGGTTTTATTGAGCTTGAAGGCGGTTGCTTGCTGCAACTCGAGACTTCATTTGCTTTAAATATTAAAGAAACATCAATCATGAATGTGGAATTCTTTGGAGATGAGGCGGGAGCAACACTTTTTCCTGCCAATATTTATACTGATCAAAAAGGTGAATTAGTGACGATTTTGGACAGAAAGACAGCTGATCCGGATAGGGTTCAGAAAGGAATGGCTGCCTTTGTTGATAAATGTTTGGGCAAAGAAGTCATGGTGGCTAATGGAAGAGAAGGTTACTTGATCGTGCAACTTATCGAAGCTCTCTATCAATCTGCTGAAAAAGGTGAAAGTGTAACCATATGA
- a CDS encoding glycerate kinase: MKIVIAPDSFKESLPSDQVARAIQSGFMSIFPKAEYHLLPIADGGEGTVQALVSAHKGRVESISVTGPLGLPVEAKIAFSNDGETAFIEMAEACGLHLVPIEQRNPLHTTSFGVGELMIHAMNQGASELIIGVGGSSTNDGGVGMASALGYEFFDGERKAVKGTGKDLFNIVSMSERNRDRRLDLVNITIAADVENPLTGLDGATYIYGPQKGLPEDMLDEMDKAMGRFHQMAGNYLGMDVSSLPGSGAGGGMGAGLLLFTGAKLKKGIELMMEHLKVKEICQDADIVIVGEGKIDHQTIYGKAPSGVAKCAPPKAKVIAICGSVGEGSDVLYDHGFDAIFPTIPAMLPIENILGSAFKNIERTSRNVAALLRKERDG; this comes from the coding sequence ATGAAAATTGTAATTGCACCAGATTCATTTAAAGAGAGTTTACCATCAGACCAGGTCGCAAGAGCCATTCAATCCGGTTTCATGTCCATTTTCCCGAAAGCGGAGTATCATTTGCTTCCAATTGCAGACGGCGGTGAAGGTACTGTTCAAGCTTTGGTATCCGCTCACAAGGGAAGGGTCGAAAGCATTTCTGTTACCGGTCCACTAGGATTGCCGGTTGAAGCGAAAATAGCTTTCTCGAATGATGGAGAGACAGCATTTATCGAAATGGCGGAAGCATGCGGATTGCATCTTGTTCCTATAGAGCAACGAAATCCCTTACATACTACTTCTTTTGGTGTGGGAGAGCTGATGATTCACGCTATGAACCAAGGTGCTTCCGAACTGATCATTGGAGTTGGCGGGAGTTCAACTAATGATGGAGGAGTAGGGATGGCTTCCGCTCTTGGTTATGAATTTTTTGATGGTGAAAGAAAAGCAGTAAAGGGTACCGGCAAGGATCTGTTTAATATTGTTTCTATGTCTGAAAGGAACCGTGACCGGAGATTAGATCTTGTTAATATTACGATAGCAGCAGATGTGGAAAATCCCTTAACGGGCCTTGACGGTGCAACCTATATTTATGGTCCACAAAAAGGGCTTCCTGAAGATATGCTAGATGAAATGGATAAAGCCATGGGCAGGTTTCATCAAATGGCAGGCAACTATTTAGGAATGGATGTCTCCTCCTTACCCGGGAGTGGTGCAGGTGGAGGGATGGGCGCCGGTCTGTTGTTATTCACAGGAGCTAAACTAAAAAAGGGCATTGAACTTATGATGGAGCATCTAAAGGTAAAAGAAATTTGTCAAGATGCAGATATAGTGATTGTGGGAGAAGGGAAAATAGACCATCAGACAATATATGGAAAAGCACCCTCGGGTGTAGCTAAATGCGCACCACCCAAAGCAAAAGTAATAGCGATTTGCGGAAGTGTGGGTGAGGGATCTGATGTTCTTTACGATCATGGGTTTGATGCCATATTCCCTACGATTCCTGCAATGCTGCCCATCGAAAACATTCTAGGTAGTGCATTTAAAAATATAGAGAGAACATCTCGAAATGTTGCAGCACTTCTTCGAAAAGAGAGGGACGGTTAA
- a CDS encoding glycoside hydrolase family 1 protein encodes MKFPHDFLFGAASASFQIEGAWNEDGKGITNWDVFSKIPGKTYEGTNGDVAIDHYHRYKEDIKLMAEMGLESYRFSISWARILPTGDGEVNEKGLEFYNNVINECLKYGIVPFVTLYHWDLPLTLEQDGGWTNKRTAEAFVKYAEICFKAFGDRIKHWITFNETVMFCGLGYLKGAHPPGIQNDENKYFQATHYVFYAHAKAVEVYKALNHYGEIGITHVFLPAYSIDDKHENALAARHANEYETFWYYDPILKGEYPAYVVEQLKEKGWTPSWTEEELDTLKRNAEKNDFIGLNYYQPIRVEKNREAVSSMEHSRETSTLAPGNPSFDGFYRTVKMEDKTYTKWGWEISPQGFLDGLHMLNGRYGDIKMYVTENGLGDEDPIIDGEIVDVPRIKYIEEHLKVIKRAIKEGIHLKGYYAWSVIDLLSWLNGYKKQYGFIYVDHHDQLNRKKKLSFHWYKHIIETRGEEL; translated from the coding sequence ATGAAGTTTCCACACGATTTTTTATTCGGAGCAGCTTCTGCTTCTTTTCAAATAGAAGGAGCATGGAATGAAGATGGTAAAGGTATAACGAATTGGGATGTTTTTTCAAAGATTCCGGGGAAAACATATGAAGGTACAAACGGAGATGTAGCCATAGACCATTATCATCGTTACAAAGAAGATATTAAATTAATGGCAGAGATGGGACTTGAATCGTATCGGTTTTCCATTTCATGGGCACGTATTTTGCCCACAGGTGACGGAGAAGTAAATGAAAAAGGCTTGGAATTTTATAATAATGTAATAAATGAATGCTTAAAATATGGGATAGTTCCTTTTGTTACGCTGTATCATTGGGATTTGCCTTTGACGCTTGAACAAGATGGAGGATGGACGAATAAGCGAACAGCTGAAGCATTCGTCAAGTATGCAGAAATTTGTTTTAAGGCATTCGGAGACCGCATCAAACATTGGATCACGTTTAATGAAACGGTAATGTTTTGCGGATTGGGCTATTTAAAAGGTGCGCATCCGCCTGGTATCCAAAATGATGAGAATAAATATTTTCAAGCGACACATTACGTGTTTTATGCACATGCGAAAGCAGTAGAAGTATACAAGGCACTGAATCATTACGGTGAAATTGGGATTACCCATGTTTTCTTACCAGCTTACAGCATAGATGATAAGCATGAGAATGCATTAGCTGCCCGACATGCCAATGAATATGAAACTTTTTGGTATTATGACCCAATATTAAAAGGTGAATATCCAGCTTATGTGGTTGAGCAATTAAAGGAGAAAGGCTGGACGCCAAGTTGGACCGAAGAAGAACTGGATACGTTAAAAAGAAATGCGGAAAAGAATGATTTTATTGGACTTAATTATTACCAGCCCATTCGAGTGGAAAAAAATCGGGAAGCCGTTTCATCCATGGAGCATTCAAGAGAAACATCTACTCTAGCTCCAGGGAACCCATCTTTTGATGGCTTTTATCGGACCGTGAAAATGGAAGATAAAACATATACAAAATGGGGGTGGGAAATCTCTCCTCAAGGATTTTTAGATGGGCTTCATATGTTAAATGGGCGTTATGGTGATATTAAAATGTATGTTACGGAAAACGGACTTGGTGATGAGGATCCGATTATTGATGGTGAAATAGTGGATGTTCCTCGTATTAAATATATTGAGGAACATTTAAAAGTTATTAAGCGTGCAATCAAAGAAGGCATTCACTTAAAAGGGTATTACGCTTGGTCTGTCATCGATCTATTAAGCTGGTTAAACGGGTATAAAAAGCAATACGGATTTATTTACGTGGACCATCATGATCAATTAAACCGAAAAAAGAAGCTGTCGTTTCATTGGTACAAGCATATTATCGAGACGAGAGGAGAAGAGCTGTAA
- a CDS encoding solute carrier family 23 protein → MIKDSRFQGYNMKGFQKDVTAGLVVGVVAIPLGLAFAIASGVEPIYGLYTTIIAGILISILGGSKYQIGGPTGAFVPLLFGIVMQYGYESLLIAGFLAGMILVLMGLLKLGNLMKFIPRPVIIGFTTGIAIIIFSGQIASFFGMNVEKHEFFIDNMKELVINAGTINIYSVIVAIICFIVILLAPRLLPRVPAPLLGLLISTMSAYFLFPDKVATIGSTYGAIPRGFPEFQVPELSVEIIITLLPVAFTIALLGGVESLLSATVADNMGGTKHDSNKELVAQGIANIATPFFGGIPATGAIARTATNIKSGAASPMSGVIHGIVVLLVLLVLSPFAAHIPLASMAPILMFVAWNMSERKEFAHVLRTKTADSAVLLVTFLVTVFTDLIMGVGIGLSIAFITFIAKMSQTLKVRERSHEITEVVPIDNSDSKINVYNLEGPLFFGSIDVLESSILANLDSKTKVLVLSMRRVTYMDTSAEAALLAIVNRIGKYKGKLIISGIQQQPKELLLSTGLYHKIEKQHFFKSKEDALYFAKKQLKGNSDKVV, encoded by the coding sequence ATGATAAAAGATTCCAGATTCCAAGGATATAACATGAAGGGTTTTCAAAAGGACGTAACGGCAGGATTGGTTGTAGGTGTTGTGGCCATTCCTTTAGGATTGGCTTTTGCAATTGCTTCAGGCGTCGAACCGATATACGGATTATATACGACCATCATCGCGGGAATCCTCATATCGATTTTGGGTGGCTCCAAGTATCAAATTGGAGGACCGACCGGAGCATTTGTACCTTTATTATTTGGTATCGTTATGCAATATGGATATGAAAGTCTGCTAATTGCCGGGTTTTTAGCGGGGATGATATTAGTCTTGATGGGCCTTCTTAAGTTAGGGAATTTGATGAAGTTCATTCCCCGTCCTGTCATCATTGGATTTACTACAGGAATTGCGATAATAATCTTTTCTGGGCAGATTGCCAGCTTCTTTGGTATGAATGTGGAAAAACATGAATTTTTTATAGATAACATGAAAGAACTGGTGATTAATGCAGGCACGATCAATATATATAGTGTGATTGTTGCGATCATATGTTTCATCGTCATCCTGCTGGCACCTAGACTTCTGCCGCGAGTGCCAGCTCCACTTCTGGGGCTGCTAATATCCACAATGTCTGCCTACTTTTTATTTCCCGATAAGGTGGCTACGATTGGTTCCACTTATGGAGCGATTCCGAGAGGTTTTCCGGAATTCCAAGTGCCGGAGCTTTCAGTGGAGATCATTATCACACTCCTTCCAGTTGCTTTTACGATTGCTTTGTTGGGCGGTGTCGAGTCATTGTTATCCGCTACCGTGGCCGATAACATGGGGGGGACCAAGCATGATAGTAATAAGGAATTGGTTGCCCAAGGGATCGCGAACATCGCGACTCCATTCTTCGGTGGGATACCGGCAACAGGTGCTATTGCCAGGACAGCTACCAATATAAAAAGCGGGGCAGCCTCTCCGATGTCAGGAGTCATTCACGGAATTGTCGTTTTATTAGTCTTGCTTGTCCTTTCTCCATTTGCAGCGCATATACCTTTGGCTAGCATGGCACCCATATTGATGTTTGTTGCCTGGAATATGAGTGAAAGAAAGGAATTCGCCCATGTATTGAGAACGAAGACTGCGGATTCTGCCGTTTTGCTAGTCACCTTTCTCGTCACTGTCTTCACTGATTTAATCATGGGAGTGGGGATTGGCTTATCGATTGCATTCATCACCTTCATTGCAAAAATGAGCCAAACGTTAAAGGTTAGGGAAAGAAGTCATGAGATTACTGAGGTTGTTCCTATTGATAATTCGGATTCAAAGATCAATGTGTATAACTTGGAAGGTCCTCTCTTCTTTGGTTCGATTGATGTCCTGGAATCATCGATATTAGCGAACTTGGATAGTAAGACGAAGGTGTTGGTATTAAGCATGCGCCGGGTAACCTATATGGACACTTCAGCAGAGGCTGCACTATTGGCGATTGTTAATCGTATCGGAAAATATAAGGGGAAATTAATCATTTCTGGAATCCAGCAGCAACCAAAGGAATTGCTACTCAGCACCGGATTGTATCATAAAATAGAAAAACAGCACTTTTTTAAATCGAAGGAAGATGCTCTGTATTTTGCCAAGAAGCAGCTGAAGGGTAATTCGGATAAAGTAGTCTAA
- a CDS encoding glycosyl hydrolase family 65 protein codes for MKKLVENGFDLRYINKFASLMTIGNGYCGLRATHEENYVDQTRGMYVAGIYNKATANEPSELVNLPDMIGMNIEVDGEIFSLLTGEVLSYKRQLNFETGELNREILWKSNSGARFRFTFQRFVAKNDLHVLGTKLTVISLDKNTQIKIVTGINAQQTNFGKQHLIEEKVRVIEGDLIQGIYKTTESGHTIALAACCMCSVESDISYSAKNRQLLSTIKQDLLPDTPFVLERIGAVFTSLDADIMGKSPEVASVVALRKYSSYGYDALLEKSAGKWAQFWKQKRIKISSTRDFDQLAVDFSLYQIEVMTPAHDERFSVGAKGLTGEGYKGHVFWDTEMFILPFHLFTEPEKARKLLRYRYLKLEQAKEKAASNGFEGALFPWESAFTGEEETPEFAAINIKTGKRQKVASAIAEHHIVADIAYTVVEYYKNTLDDAFMRKEGLELLKETSRFWISRGVEENGQLVIKDVIGPDEYTEHVDNNAFTNYMAWYNVDQALFFMDKYGDSDGLLMERGQEFLKRLYLPKANDHKIIPQDDTFLSKPEIDLSRYKESQGSQGILMDFSRQEVNEMQILKQADVVMLLYLFPELFPSDVISENLHYYEEHTIHDSSLSKAIHAIVAARAGELEKSYEFFHEASLIDLGPNPLSSDEGLHAASLGAIWMATMFGFANISIKDHRLSLKPNMPSDWSELAFPLIFRGSRLHIILTHKQAVITKVSGDDVLIELNGAEYLLSNKVEVSFQ; via the coding sequence ATGAAAAAATTAGTGGAAAATGGATTTGACCTGCGTTATATAAATAAATTTGCTAGTTTAATGACAATAGGGAATGGATACTGTGGTCTGCGTGCCACCCATGAAGAAAACTATGTAGATCAAACACGAGGTATGTATGTAGCCGGTATTTATAATAAAGCTACGGCTAATGAACCGTCCGAATTAGTCAATTTGCCAGATATGATAGGAATGAATATTGAGGTTGATGGAGAAATTTTTTCCCTGCTAACGGGAGAAGTCCTTTCATATAAACGCCAGCTAAACTTTGAAACCGGGGAATTAAACCGTGAAATACTATGGAAAAGTAATTCTGGTGCACGTTTCCGTTTTACATTTCAACGTTTTGTAGCAAAAAATGACCTTCATGTTCTAGGTACAAAATTAACCGTCATTTCTTTGGACAAAAACACACAAATAAAAATAGTAACTGGAATCAATGCGCAGCAAACTAATTTTGGAAAACAGCATCTTATTGAAGAAAAGGTTCGTGTAATTGAGGGGGACTTGATACAGGGCATCTATAAAACTACCGAATCAGGGCATACGATTGCACTTGCGGCGTGTTGTATGTGTTCAGTCGAGAGTGATATATCTTATTCAGCAAAAAATAGGCAGCTGCTATCCACCATTAAGCAGGACCTTCTGCCTGATACCCCTTTTGTTCTAGAAAGAATCGGTGCCGTTTTTACGTCACTTGATGCAGATATTATGGGGAAAAGCCCAGAAGTAGCAAGTGTTGTGGCACTAAGAAAATACTCTTCATATGGATATGACGCTTTACTTGAAAAGTCAGCAGGGAAGTGGGCGCAATTTTGGAAGCAAAAGCGCATCAAAATATCGTCAACCAGGGATTTTGATCAGCTTGCTGTTGATTTTTCTTTATATCAAATAGAAGTTATGACACCTGCACATGATGAACGATTCAGTGTCGGAGCGAAAGGTTTGACGGGGGAAGGATATAAAGGTCATGTTTTTTGGGATACTGAAATGTTCATTTTACCCTTCCATCTGTTTACAGAACCGGAAAAAGCGAGAAAACTATTGCGATACCGCTATTTAAAACTAGAACAGGCAAAAGAGAAAGCTGCATCCAATGGCTTTGAAGGTGCTTTATTCCCTTGGGAAAGTGCTTTTACCGGAGAAGAAGAAACACCTGAATTTGCGGCCATTAATATTAAAACTGGAAAGCGGCAGAAAGTGGCGTCCGCTATAGCTGAACATCATATTGTGGCAGACATTGCTTATACAGTTGTGGAATATTACAAAAATACATTAGATGATGCTTTTATGAGAAAAGAAGGGCTTGAGCTGCTTAAAGAAACGAGCCGGTTTTGGATCAGCAGGGGTGTAGAAGAAAATGGACAGTTGGTTATCAAAGATGTCATCGGGCCGGATGAATACACAGAACACGTTGATAATAATGCATTTACAAACTATATGGCTTGGTACAATGTTGATCAGGCACTATTTTTTATGGATAAGTATGGGGATTCTGATGGTTTGCTAATGGAACGAGGACAGGAATTTCTAAAGCGTTTATATTTACCTAAGGCTAATGATCATAAAATCATTCCCCAGGATGATACATTCCTCAGCAAGCCTGAAATCGACCTTTCCCGCTATAAAGAATCTCAGGGTAGTCAAGGGATTCTTATGGATTTTTCACGTCAAGAAGTAAATGAAATGCAAATTTTAAAACAAGCCGATGTCGTTATGCTGCTTTATTTATTTCCGGAGTTATTTCCAAGTGATGTAATCTCTGAAAATTTGCATTATTACGAGGAGCACACCATACACGATTCTTCACTGAGCAAAGCGATTCATGCCATAGTTGCAGCAAGAGCGGGTGAACTAGAAAAGTCATATGAATTTTTCCATGAAGCATCTTTAATCGACTTGGGCCCGAACCCACTATCTTCAGATGAAGGGCTTCATGCTGCATCCCTTGGTGCCATCTGGATGGCGACAATGTTCGGTTTTGCGAATATCTCGATCAAGGATCATCGCTTAAGCTTAAAACCTAACATGCCATCTGACTGGTCGGAACTTGCCTTTCCATTAATTTTCCGAGGGTCGCGCTTACATATCATCCTTACACATAAGCAAGCCGTAATAACGAAAGTCTCGGGTGATGATGTACTAATAGAACTAAACGGTGCTGAATATTTGCTATCGAACAAAGTTGAAGTAAGCTTTCAATAG